DNA from Brevibacterium sp. 'Marine':
CCTACCTCGCCAGCCGTCATCCCATCTATTCCGACCACGATCCCAACGGTGAGCCGACTCCGCTCATCGAGCTGTGCCAGGAACGTCTGGCGATGCGTGATGTCGATATCGAGACGATGGAATGGGATTCCTGGAAGCAGCAGGACGGCAACTGGTACATCCAGCTCAGCTTCACTGCCGCTGATCGAGTCCGCACCGCCAGCTGGCACTACTACCGCCGATCGCTGACCCCGATCGACGACGAGGCGAAGTGGCTCGCCGATTCCGGCCCCACCGACACCGGACCGATCCCGAACTACGGCAGCGGTGCGGAGCGTCAGAGGAGCACCGAGGAGGTCGATGTCCTCCCGCGCACCGATCAGTCGTCCGCGTCGATCGCCGCGGACGGACCGGTCCGCCCCACCGCCGGTTCGGCTCCGTCGCAGCAGGCCCGCGATCACCAAGCTGAGACCGGCCGGATTCTGGAGAACCTGCGCAAGCGTCGCCACACCGAGGAGGAGCCGCGGACCCGTCTGCGTGCGGTCACCGAGGATCCCGAGACTCACCCGCAGGGGGCGCACACCGCTCCCGGTCAGCCCGAAGCCGCCGCCGATGACGAGGTCTTCGCCTTCGAGGATGCGGCTGCCTCTGCCGAGGAACCGCAGGAGCCGACTGAGAAGGTCGGTGTCTTCGATGATGAGAATCAGCTCTCGCTGCTCAATGAGCCCGGGGTGAGCGATCACTCCGATGATTTCAAGGACTCTGCGTCGGCGAAGGACTCGAAGCCGAAGTCGAAGAAGAATTCGCGAGCCTCGATCCCGAGCTGGGACGAGATCATGTTCGGGTCGAAGCGGGACTGACCTCAGACTCTCGAGTGTTCGCCCTCGGGATCGCGTGAGCCGAGGTCCGCTGCACCCGGTTCGACTGTGCCGAGGTCGACGACCTCATCGCCATCCGCGATCAGTCGCCTGTCGTGAGTGACCATGACGACCGTGCGATCGCGGAGGTTCTCGCGCAGGTCGTCGATGAGCAGCCGTGCCGTCTCATCGTCCAAGTGTGCCGTCGGCTCGTCGAGGACGATCACGTCGGCACCGGTCAGCAGGGTTCTGGCCACCGCCAATCGCTGGCGCTGACCACCGGAGATCTCCGTACCGTGATCGCCGACCCACCGGTCGAGCCCCGCGGCGTCGGCCCAGTCGCCCAACCCTGCCGCTCTCAGCGCGATGGCCATCTCGTCGTCTCCGGGCACCGTCTGCCTCGCCAGGGCGAGATTGCCGCGCACGGTGGATCGGAAGACATGTGCTTCCTGCGGGCACCAGGCGATGCGGCCGACCAGGTCCGCTGGTGAGCGTGTGAGCATATCGTGGCCGACCCCGGTCCGGTCACAGGCACGGTAGCTTCCGGACCAGGGGTCGAGGAACCGCAGGAGCACGCTCAGGCTCGTCGTCTTTCCGGTTCCGCTGTCGCCGCACAGCACGGTCCACCGTCCGCGTTCGGCTCGCAGGCCGAGCCCTGCGACGACCGCCCGGTCGTCCCATCCGACGGTGATCTCATCGAATTCGAGGGCGTCGACACCGACGAGCTCGGCCGCGGGGTCACAGTGGCGGGACGAATCGTCGATCTCTTCGGCCGTCGTTCCGGCGGCAGGAGCTGTTCTCTCGGCGTCGGGTCCCGACACCTCCGCTTCGCGGGCCTCCGCATTGTCTGAATCGGGCAGACAGTCCAGTGCCGATCCCAGGGCGGGAAGTTGGCGGAATGCCTCGAGCGCCGAGGCGAACACTTCGCCCAGTCCCAGCGCCATGAGCGAGAGCACGGCGACGATCTCGGTCGGAGCGTCCGTGGACACCGCCAGGATGACTGCGGTGGCGAAGGTGCTCAGCTGCAGCCACAGTTGGGCAAGGCCGAAATTGCGGGCGGACGCCTTCTGCTTCGCTGCGAGATCGTGTTCGAGCTCCGCCAACTGGCCGATCACCTCAGTGTCGACCCGGTTCGTACGCAGATCGTCCTTCGCGTTGAGAGCGCGCGTGAGTGCGGACAGGATCTGATTGCGCCCCTCCCGGATTCCGTGCGCCAAGCGGCTCTCTGCCCGTATCACGATGATCGGGACGATGATGAGGTTGACGGCGCCCAGCAGGACGAGCCAGACCAGAGACTCCACGTGGAGAAGTGCCGCCGTGATGCTCACACCCATGACGACCAGGACGGAGACGAGAGGCGGGAACAGAGTCCGGGGCACCAAGTCGCGGACGTCATCGGCGTCAGCGACCATGGCGCGCAGCGCCGAGTCCGAGGTGAGCAGACGCCGATCACTCATGCCCACACGCTCGAAGTGCTCCCACAGTCGGGTGCGCAGTCGCGTGAGGGCGGCGAAGATCGCCGAATGCAGCTTCAGTCGGCTGGCATAGAGGAGCACGGACCGGCTGAGCCCGAAGAAGCGCACGCCGACGATGGCGACCATGAGCAGCATGATGGGCGGCTGGTAGGAGGCTTCGACGATGAGCCATGCAGAGACCGCGGTCAAGGCGATGGCCGCGAGACTGGACGCGCACGCGGTCAGGGCGGCCACCAGCATGGTCGGGGTGAAGAGCGGAAGACTCGAGTTCAGAACAGACCACCGCCGGCGCAGTGCCGCTGTCCGGGCTTCGGTTCCCGTCCGTGCTTGTGTGCCCGACTGCCGCTCGGCATCGGTTCGGTCTCGCGACTGCGGCTTCGCACGCGTCCGATCTCGCTGCCCGCTGCCCGAACCCAGCAGACTTTTCGGACCGGAGTCGTCCCTGGTCTGTGTAGCGGGAGCCTCCGCAGCGGAGCTCCACCGCTGACCTGCGGCTGCGGTCTCCGCCGCAGCCGCCGACTCCGCCGCCGTCGCCGACTCCGCAGTCTCGGCCCCGTCGATTCGTGATTTCTCCGGGCGGATCTCGGTGTCGGCCAGGGCGCGAACCCGTACGTCATGGCTGGCGAGGACCACCCGGTTGGTGGCGGCCGCCTCGGCGATCATGGCGATGACGATGTCGGCATTGTCGGCATCGAGGTGGGCGGTGGGTTCGTCGAGGACGAGCAGCCCGCCCCCATCACCGAGGCGGTGCCGCACACGCAACAGCGCCAGCCGGCGCTGCTGGCCGGGGCTCAGCGCCGCAGTCTGCACCCGCAGATCGGTGGGCAGCCCCGCGGCGAACAGGGCCGACCGCGCTCTGTCCTCGTCGAGTCCGAAGAGGGCGAGTTCGGCACCGATGGTCTCGGCGAACATCCGTGGAGCCTGCGGCACATAGGCTGCAGCAACGGGAACGACAGTGGAGTGCGCATCGGCCGGCAGGCTGCCGACCAGCGCACCGAGCACAGTGGTCTTGCCTGTCCCCGACCGGCCGCTGATCGTCGTCACGCCCGGCTGAGCGTCAATGGCGCCCGACCAGGTGATGAGCGTGCCGTCGGCATAGAGAACGCGCTGCTCACCCGGCCGACCGGTGGTGTTGAGCGCATGTCCCCGGTCGGCCGTCGCCTCAGCGGCAGCCGTCGCCTCGGTGGCAGCGGCCGTCGTCGGTCGGCTGGCTGCCGTCTGAGTCTCTGATATCAGCGCCTGGGCTCTCCCCCGCGCTTCGCGACCGTTCTCGCTCGCGTGGTAGCCGGCGCCGAGCTCCCGCAGAGGAATGAAGCATTCGGGCGCGATGAGCAGGACCAGCAGGCCGTCGCCCAGGTCCATCGTCCCGTTGACCAGGCGCAGACCGATGACCACGGCGACGAGTGCCACCGAGATCGTGGCGATGAGCTCGAGCGCCAGACTCGAGAGGAACGCGATGCGCAGCGTCGACAGGTTCGCCGCATGGTAGCGCTGCCCCAGTTCCCGCAGCCGAGCCGCATGATCACGTGAACGCCCGAGGCCGATGAGCGCGGGAAGCCCTTCGGCGAGTTCGGCCAGATGATCCGACAGCCGCTCCAGAGCCGCCAGCGTCGCCGAGGTCGACTCCGCCGTATAACGGCCGATGAGCACCATGAACACCGGAACCAGCGGCAGACATACCGCGATGATGACCGCGGAGAGGACGTCGCTGAAGACGATGCGCACCAGCAGGACGATGGGCACCACGGCGGCCGCGGTCAGGGCCGGCACCACCGTGGTGAAGTAGTCATCGAGATCGTCGATTCCGCGGGTGACCGTGACCGCCGCATTCGTCCGCGGGCGTCCCCGCCCGCGAAGCAGACCCGAAAGGATCGAGCGACGCAGACCCTGTTTCGATTCAGCGGCCAAGGTGGTGCCCAAACTGCGGTCGAGCCAGAGACCGCCGCCGCGCAGCAGTGCACCGAGGGCGCCGAGGAACACCCACACCCCGGGTACGCTGTGGCCGATGATGGCGCGCACCAGCGCTTCGGCGATGAGGACGATCCCCACCGCCCGACACAGGGCGGAGAACACCGAGAGTGCCAGCCCCCGCCGACCGGTCGGCAGTTCGAGCAGGATCGACAGGGGCGAGCTCACGATCGGATCGCCACCGGCAGCTTGTGCGCTTCGGGGATGTGGGTCTCGGCGATGCGGCCGAGGAACATCCGGTAGCTGAAGATCTGGTAGGCGATGATGATCGGCAGGATCACGATCGTCACGATGAGCATGACGTTCAGGGTGTAGTCCGACGACGAGGCTGCACCGATCGTCAGCGAGTTCGACGGGTCGAGCGTCGAGGGCAGAACGTTCGGGAAGGCACCGGAGAAGACCGCTGCCAGTCCTGCGATGAGATAGATCCCGTGCAGAATGAACGCTCTCTTCTCGGCTCCGGCGCGCACCGCGAAGTACGCGGCGATGAGCGCGGCAATCGCAATGAGCACCGGAACGACGAGCCAGGTCCGCTGAGTGATCGAGGAGGCGAACCAGATGAGGAACGGGATCGCCGCCGGCAGCATGATCCTCCCGGCCCAGCGCCGCGACCGTGCCCGGACTTCGCCCTGGGTCTTGAGTCCGAGGAAGATGAGCCCGTGGGCCAGGGAGAAGCCGAGTCCGCCGAGGCCGCCGACGAGCGCCGGCCACGACATCCAGGCGAAGGGGCCGCCGACCATATCGCCGTGATCATTGAGCGGCAGCCCGATGGTCGTCAGCGCCAGCATCGCTCCGATGCAGACGGCAGTTCCGGCCGAGCCCACGGCCACGGCCCAGGTCCAGAAGGACTTCCACCGCTGCGAGTGCCCCTTGCCGCGGTATTCGATGGCCACGGCGCGGAAGATCAGTGCGAGCAGGCAGATCGTCAGGGGAATGTAGAGCGCGGAGAACAGTGAGGCGTACCAGTGCGGGAAGGCGGCGAACATCGCTCCGGCCGCGGTGATCAGCCAGACTTCGTTGCCCTCCCAGACCGGGCCGATCGAGTTGAGCAGAACGCGTTTGCTGCGTTCGCTGCGACTGAGGAAGGGCATCATCATGCCCACACCGAGGTCGAAGCCGTCGAGGAAGAGGTATCCCATCCAGAGCACGACGATGAGGACGAACCAGATTGTGGCGAGGATTTCCATCGTGACCTTCCCTCAGTACGCGAACGACAGGACGTCGTCGCCGTTGTCGGTGATCGTGGGCTTCGTATTCGTCTGGTCGAGTTCGGGCATCGCCGAGGCGACTCCGCCCTTGACGTACTTCGTGATCAGTCGCAGTTCGACGACCATCAGAATTCCGTAGACGGTGGCCAGGCTGATCAGTGAGAACAGCAGCATTGCCGGTGTCACCTCGGGTGACAGCGCCGCTTGGGTGTACATATACACCCCGTCGAGCTGGGCCGGGTTCGGGGCCACGACGAAGGGCTGACGGCCCATCTCGGTGAAGATCCATCCGGCCGAGTTCGCGAGGAACGGTGTCGTGATGGCCAGGACGAAGCCGCGGCTGAGCCACTTGGACTCGGGCACCGTGCCCTTGCGGGCCAGCCACAGTCCGATGACGCAGACCCCGGCGGCCAGGGCGCCGAAGCCGATCATCATCCGGAAGCCCCAGTAGGTGACGATCATGATCGGCTGGTAGTCGATCGGTTCGCCGGCGTGTTCGCCGTAGCGCGGGTCGTCGGGGATGTGGGTGCCATAGCGCTCCTGGTATTCGGGCAGCAGCGTCGTCACACCGTGGACGGGGGTGTCGAAGTCCCCATTGGCCAGGAACGACAGCAGACCGGGGATCTCGAAGATGTTCTCCACGCCGTCGCAGTCATTCGACGAGGGGTCGGCGATCGTGAGAACGGAGAATTGGGTGCCGTCGTGGCAGGCCGCCTCGGCGGAGGCCATCTTCATGGGCTGCTGCTCGAACATCAGCTTGGCTTGGACGTCACCGGTGATCGAGACGCCGGCGAAGGCGAGGACACCGACGATCGCACCGATGCGCAGGGACTTGATCCACACCGCATGGTCTGTCTTGTCCCGTCCGGGAATCTTCTTCGAGGAACCGACGATGACCTTGCCGTCGGCTCCGACGGTGTCGATTCCGTCCTTGCGCCGGTGGTAGAGGTGGTACCACGAGATGCCGAGGAGGAAGGAACCGCCGACGGCCAGGGCGCCGAAGATCGTGTGCGTGAAGGCGGCGATGGCGGTGTTGTTGCCGAGCACCGCCCAGACGTCGGTCATCACCGGCCGGCCGTCGACCATCTCGACGCCGACGGGATGCTGCATCCAGGAGTTCGCGACGATGATGAAATAGGCCGAGACCCACGTGCCGATGACGGCCAGCCACAGCGAACCGAGGTGGACCGCCCGCGGCAGTCTGCCCCAGCCGAAGATCCACAAGCCGAGGAACGTCGATTCGAGGAAGAAGGCCAGCAGGGCCTCCAACGCCAGAGGTGCGCCGAAGACGTCGCCGACGAAGCGGGAGTATTCGCTCCACGCCATGCCGAACTGGAATTCCTGGACCAGGCCGGTGGCCACTCCCATGATGAAGTTGATGAGGAAGAGCTTGCCGAAGAACTTCGTGCTCCGCAGATACACCTCGTTGCCGGTGCGGTGGTAGATCGTCTGCAGGATCGCCACGAGCATGCCCAGCCCCAGGGTCAACGGCACCATCCAGAAGTGGTAGACCGTTGTGATTCCGAATTGCCACCGTCCGATGAGGACCGGGTCCAGCTCCATGGGTGCTCCATTCAGGTTTCACGCGAGCAGCGTTTCTACGTCACGTAGAATTCTACAGTTCGTAGAAACGCCGCTGTCACGGTTTCATCATTCAAGACTCCCGGTTCCAATTATGCGCTGGGGCACGTTCGCCTGGCCAGGGCCGCAACTGGGCCGAAGATCAGGTGTCTGTGTGGAATTCGACAGACTGTAGAGATATACTGGGGCGATCAGACCGACAAAGAAATTGAGGGCGAAAGAACTGTGGGAACACTGGGTGAACTCGAACGCAGCGTCATGGACGCCATCTGGGTCCACGATGACGGGCTGAGTGCCGCCGAGCTCCGCGAAGTCCTCTCGGACCGCGAGCTCGCGCTGACGACGGTCCATACGGTTCTGTCTCGGCTCGAGAAGAAGGGATTCGTCACTCGCGATCGCAGCATCCGTCCGCACCGCTACATCGCGGTCTCGACCCGTGAGGATCACGTGGCGGAGCTGATGACCGAGATGCTGTCTCAGGCACCGGATCGTCAGGCTGTGCTCGCCCGCTTCCTCGGCACCGTCTCGGAGGCCGACACCAAGGCGCTGCGCAATCTGCTCGGGCGCAATCACTCGACGCAGTCCTGACCCAGGCCGGTCACCTCAATGACCATCGTGGGAATCATTCTGGCCGTGCTGGCTTTTCTGCTGGCATGGCCTGTTCCTGCGGCACTTGCTCGTTTCCGCGGTGATCCGATCTCCGAGGTCGTCCTGTGGCAGGCCGTCGGACTCTCGGGTGGCCTGTCGCTCATCGGCGCCGCTCTCGCTTTCGCCGTCGCCCCGGGCACGACGAGTCTCCCCCAGGGACTCTTCGATCTCATGCGGGGCAAGGACCACACCCAGCTGTCGCTCCTGGCGTGGATCTTCCTCGTCATCGCCGTAGTCCTCATCGCTCGGCTGCTCGGCTGTCTGGTCCTCACGTTCTATTCGGCGCGGAAGACCCGCCTGCGCCACGACGAGATCCTCCATCTGCTCAGCGAACCGTCGATCGCCTACCCTGACACCCGCATCATCACCACCGATGAAGCCGTCGCCTACTGTCTGCCCAAGGGGCCGCGGAAGGGCACCGCGGTCCTGTCCACCGGTCTGCTCAAGGCCCTCGACGAGGACGAACGCACCGCCGTCATCGCCCATGAGCGGGCCCATCTGGATTTCCGGCACGATGTGCTCGTCATCCCCTTTGCCGCATGGCATCGGGCCCTGCCGTACTTCTCGGCCACGGCCATCGGGCTGAATTCGGTGAATCGACTCATCGAGCTCATGGCCGATGATCAGGCGCGTGACCATGTCGATCCGCAGATCCTGGCCCGGGCGGTCAGCTCAGCCGCAGCGATCAGTCCCGAGCATCGCAGCGACCTGTCCGCTCAGCGCATCCTGCGCCTGTCACGCCCCTTGGATCCGGCGCGGATCCCCGTGCGCCTGATGTCGATCGGGCTGGCAGTTCTGCTTCTGCTCCTGCCGACCCTGCTCATCGTCACGCCCTCGGCATTCGGCATCTGAGCCCGGGCCGGCGTTCGGC
Protein-coding regions in this window:
- the sepH gene encoding septation protein SepH, with translation MRELILNGVNADGTHLLLNDENGLQYRVVLDEALIAAVRRDRSQSKPEAPVRPKEIQAMIRGGMDAEEVVATTGADLEYVRTYVGPAMAERERTAYLASRHPIYSDHDPNGEPTPLIELCQERLAMRDVDIETMEWDSWKQQDGNWYIQLSFTAADRVRTASWHYYRRSLTPIDDEAKWLADSGPTDTGPIPNYGSGAERQRSTEEVDVLPRTDQSSASIAADGPVRPTAGSAPSQQARDHQAETGRILENLRKRRHTEEEPRTRLRAVTEDPETHPQGAHTAPGQPEAAADDEVFAFEDAAASAEEPQEPTEKVGVFDDENQLSLLNEPGVSDHSDDFKDSASAKDSKPKSKKNSRASIPSWDEIMFGSKRD
- the cydC gene encoding thiol reductant ABC exporter subunit CydC, which codes for MSSPLSILLELPTGRRGLALSVFSALCRAVGIVLIAEALVRAIIGHSVPGVWVFLGALGALLRGGGLWLDRSLGTTLAAESKQGLRRSILSGLLRGRGRPRTNAAVTVTRGIDDLDDYFTTVVPALTAAAVVPIVLLVRIVFSDVLSAVIIAVCLPLVPVFMVLIGRYTAESTSATLAALERLSDHLAELAEGLPALIGLGRSRDHAARLRELGQRYHAANLSTLRIAFLSSLALELIATISVALVAVVIGLRLVNGTMDLGDGLLVLLIAPECFIPLRELGAGYHASENGREARGRAQALISETQTAASRPTTAAATEATAAAEATADRGHALNTTGRPGEQRVLYADGTLITWSGAIDAQPGVTTISGRSGTGKTTVLGALVGSLPADAHSTVVPVAAAYVPQAPRMFAETIGAELALFGLDEDRARSALFAAGLPTDLRVQTAALSPGQQRRLALLRVRHRLGDGGGLLVLDEPTAHLDADNADIVIAMIAEAAATNRVVLASHDVRVRALADTEIRPEKSRIDGAETAESATAAESAAAAETAAAGQRWSSAAEAPATQTRDDSGPKSLLGSGSGQRDRTRAKPQSRDRTDAERQSGTQARTGTEARTAALRRRWSVLNSSLPLFTPTMLVAALTACASSLAAIALTAVSAWLIVEASYQPPIMLLMVAIVGVRFFGLSRSVLLYASRLKLHSAIFAALTRLRTRLWEHFERVGMSDRRLLTSDSALRAMVADADDVRDLVPRTLFPPLVSVLVVMGVSITAALLHVESLVWLVLLGAVNLIIVPIIVIRAESRLAHGIREGRNQILSALTRALNAKDDLRTNRVDTEVIGQLAELEHDLAAKQKASARNFGLAQLWLQLSTFATAVILAVSTDAPTEIVAVLSLMALGLGEVFASALEAFRQLPALGSALDCLPDSDNAEAREAEVSGPDAERTAPAAGTTAEEIDDSSRHCDPAAELVGVDALEFDEITVGWDDRAVVAGLGLRAERGRWTVLCGDSGTGKTTSLSVLLRFLDPWSGSYRACDRTGVGHDMLTRSPADLVGRIAWCPQEAHVFRSTVRGNLALARQTVPGDDEMAIALRAAGLGDWADAAGLDRWVGDHGTEISGGQRQRLAVARTLLTGADVIVLDEPTAHLDDETARLLIDDLRENLRDRTVVMVTHDRRLIADGDEVVDLGTVEPGAADLGSRDPEGEHSRV
- the cydB gene encoding cytochrome d ubiquinol oxidase subunit II, producing the protein MEILATIWFVLIVVLWMGYLFLDGFDLGVGMMMPFLSRSERSKRVLLNSIGPVWEGNEVWLITAAGAMFAAFPHWYASLFSALYIPLTICLLALIFRAVAIEYRGKGHSQRWKSFWTWAVAVGSAGTAVCIGAMLALTTIGLPLNDHGDMVGGPFAWMSWPALVGGLGGLGFSLAHGLIFLGLKTQGEVRARSRRWAGRIMLPAAIPFLIWFASSITQRTWLVVPVLIAIAALIAAYFAVRAGAEKRAFILHGIYLIAGLAAVFSGAFPNVLPSTLDPSNSLTIGAASSSDYTLNVMLIVTIVILPIIIAYQIFSYRMFLGRIAETHIPEAHKLPVAIRS
- a CDS encoding cytochrome ubiquinol oxidase subunit I: MELDPVLIGRWQFGITTVYHFWMVPLTLGLGMLVAILQTIYHRTGNEVYLRSTKFFGKLFLINFIMGVATGLVQEFQFGMAWSEYSRFVGDVFGAPLALEALLAFFLESTFLGLWIFGWGRLPRAVHLGSLWLAVIGTWVSAYFIIVANSWMQHPVGVEMVDGRPVMTDVWAVLGNNTAIAAFTHTIFGALAVGGSFLLGISWYHLYHRRKDGIDTVGADGKVIVGSSKKIPGRDKTDHAVWIKSLRIGAIVGVLAFAGVSITGDVQAKLMFEQQPMKMASAEAACHDGTQFSVLTIADPSSNDCDGVENIFEIPGLLSFLANGDFDTPVHGVTTLLPEYQERYGTHIPDDPRYGEHAGEPIDYQPIMIVTYWGFRMMIGFGALAAGVCVIGLWLARKGTVPESKWLSRGFVLAITTPFLANSAGWIFTEMGRQPFVVAPNPAQLDGVYMYTQAALSPEVTPAMLLFSLISLATVYGILMVVELRLITKYVKGGVASAMPELDQTNTKPTITDNGDDVLSFAY
- a CDS encoding BlaI/MecI/CopY family transcriptional regulator codes for the protein MGTLGELERSVMDAIWVHDDGLSAAELREVLSDRELALTTVHTVLSRLEKKGFVTRDRSIRPHRYIAVSTREDHVAELMTEMLSQAPDRQAVLARFLGTVSEADTKALRNLLGRNHSTQS
- a CDS encoding M56 family metallopeptidase, encoding MTIVGIILAVLAFLLAWPVPAALARFRGDPISEVVLWQAVGLSGGLSLIGAALAFAVAPGTTSLPQGLFDLMRGKDHTQLSLLAWIFLVIAVVLIARLLGCLVLTFYSARKTRLRHDEILHLLSEPSIAYPDTRIITTDEAVAYCLPKGPRKGTAVLSTGLLKALDEDERTAVIAHERAHLDFRHDVLVIPFAAWHRALPYFSATAIGLNSVNRLIELMADDQARDHVDPQILARAVSSAAAISPEHRSDLSAQRILRLSRPLDPARIPVRLMSIGLAVLLLLLPTLLIVTPSAFGI